Proteins encoded within one genomic window of Bradyrhizobium sp. AZCC 1719:
- a CDS encoding DUF805 domain-containing protein has product MFTTFAWYFLSLEGRISRQEFRLGYFGLVIVNALLIRTWRNLTVPRVRYYSGHDISHDWSILLVLLVLLWPLIAVTVKRLHDLNVSGWWLLAALATPVISSVTSVSGWIITLLAVAVLSVLPGASGDNRFGRDPLAQGGI; this is encoded by the coding sequence ATGTTCACCACGTTCGCCTGGTATTTCCTATCGCTGGAAGGCCGCATCAGCCGCCAGGAGTTTCGGCTTGGCTATTTCGGCCTTGTGATTGTTAATGCGTTGTTGATCCGGACATGGCGCAACCTCACCGTTCCGCGCGTGCGCTATTACAGTGGCCACGATATCAGCCATGACTGGTCGATCCTGCTGGTGCTGCTCGTACTCCTTTGGCCGCTCATTGCTGTCACCGTGAAGCGGCTACACGATCTGAATGTTTCGGGGTGGTGGCTACTCGCGGCACTCGCAACTCCCGTTATTTCCAGCGTAACAAGCGTCAGCGGATGGATTATTACGCTGTTGGCGGTGGCCGTTCTAAGCGTTCTGCCAGGAGCGTCTGGCGACAACCGGTTCGGACGTGATCCGCTCGCCCAAGGCGGGATCTAG
- a CDS encoding carboxymuconolactone decarboxylase family protein — MSHARKEYQDFMSLTPDAYAAVLALSQVAGKAGMDKQLLELIKLRASQINGCAFCVQYHILEGEKLGVPTDKLNLVVVWREAPQFSARERAALAWTEALTLLADGVSDEVYAQASAEFSEKELAYLTSAVASINVWNRFGAAFRWTPPARKNAAA; from the coding sequence ATGTCACACGCCCGCAAAGAGTACCAAGATTTCATGTCGCTGACGCCGGACGCCTACGCGGCGGTGCTGGCGCTCAGCCAGGTCGCGGGCAAGGCGGGAATGGACAAGCAACTGCTCGAGCTGATCAAGCTGCGTGCCTCGCAGATCAACGGCTGTGCCTTTTGCGTGCAGTATCATATCCTCGAGGGCGAGAAGCTCGGCGTGCCCACCGACAAGCTCAATCTCGTGGTGGTCTGGCGCGAGGCGCCGCAGTTTTCCGCGCGCGAGCGTGCCGCGCTGGCTTGGACGGAGGCGCTGACGTTGCTCGCAGACGGCGTCAGTGACGAGGTCTATGCGCAGGCGAGCGCGGAATTCTCCGAGAAGGAGCTCGCCTATCTCACCTCCGCCGTCGCCTCGATCAATGTCTGGAACAGATTCGGCGCCGCGTTTCGCTGGACGCCGCCGGCGCGGAAGAATGCAGCCGCCTAA
- a CDS encoding MarR family winged helix-turn-helix transcriptional regulator, with protein sequence MLRPPPPGEGKRGEQGYLAYLLRQAQGATRLAMERSLAELGVTSPQFVVLTMLRAYPGLSGAELARVAMLTPQTVGVIIRNLERDGAIKKTPHPIHARVLQWTVTRRGAALLDKCRRHAQAIERRLAAGLSANAQRLIRRWLAKIAADL encoded by the coding sequence ATGCTGCGGCCGCCCCCGCCCGGCGAGGGCAAGCGCGGCGAGCAAGGCTATCTCGCCTATCTGCTGCGCCAGGCCCAGGGTGCGACGCGGCTGGCGATGGAGCGGTCGCTGGCCGAGCTTGGCGTCACCTCGCCGCAATTCGTCGTGCTGACGATGCTGCGCGCCTATCCCGGCCTGTCCGGCGCGGAACTCGCGCGGGTGGCGATGCTGACGCCGCAGACGGTCGGCGTCATCATCCGCAATCTCGAGCGCGACGGCGCCATCAAGAAGACCCCGCACCCGATCCATGCCCGGGTGCTGCAATGGACAGTGACGCGGCGGGGCGCAGCGCTACTCGACAAATGCCGGCGCCACGCGCAGGCGATCGAGCGGCGGCTGGCGGCGGGGCTTTCCGCCAACGCTCAGCGCCTGATCCGCCGCTGGCTGGCCAAAATCGCCGCGGATTTGTGA
- a CDS encoding lytic murein transglycosylase produces the protein MKQPDSQQAPTRRAVLGLGTGALLATTFPALAAPAGFDQWRDNFRARATSKGISDATWTRVMGRIEPDMTVFRQMQKQPEFHEQIWQYVNRRVSDWRIINGREALKKHEALFARIEQDFGVERGTLLALWGVESAYGDPLVQQNHMRPIFPALAALAWNEPRRRAYWETELINALKIVDRGWGTPEEMRGSWAGAMGHTQWMPEVWLNVGMDYDKDGRVSPFGKPDDALGSSARYLLNRGKYHRGEHWGYEVRSSGGASSGSRTYAAWASAGVTRADGKPFPQPSASAQMWVPVAGGPSFLLGPNFYSVKSYNPSMNYALAICHLGDRILGAPPFIQPFPGSERALTLPEVQELQTRLTKAGFDTGGTDGRVGNDTMKAVRDYQTKTGLLPADGYGGLKVLARLRQGG, from the coding sequence ATGAAACAGCCTGATTCCCAGCAAGCCCCAACCCGCCGCGCAGTGCTGGGCCTCGGTACCGGCGCTCTGCTCGCGACGACGTTTCCCGCTTTGGCCGCGCCGGCCGGCTTCGACCAGTGGCGCGACAATTTCCGCGCGCGCGCGACTTCAAAAGGCATTTCGGACGCGACCTGGACGCGGGTGATGGGGCGGATCGAGCCCGACATGACCGTGTTCCGGCAAATGCAGAAGCAGCCGGAATTCCACGAGCAGATCTGGCAATACGTCAATCGCCGCGTCTCCGATTGGCGCATCATCAACGGCCGTGAAGCCTTGAAGAAGCACGAGGCGCTGTTCGCGCGGATCGAGCAGGATTTTGGCGTCGAGCGCGGCACGCTGCTTGCGCTGTGGGGCGTCGAGTCCGCCTATGGCGATCCCTTGGTGCAGCAGAACCATATGCGCCCGATCTTTCCGGCTCTCGCAGCGCTGGCCTGGAACGAGCCGCGCCGCCGCGCCTATTGGGAGACCGAGCTGATCAACGCGCTCAAGATCGTCGACCGCGGCTGGGGCACGCCGGAGGAAATGCGGGGATCCTGGGCCGGCGCGATGGGCCACACCCAGTGGATGCCGGAAGTCTGGCTCAATGTTGGCATGGACTACGACAAGGACGGCCGCGTCTCGCCGTTCGGCAAGCCCGACGATGCGCTCGGCTCCAGCGCGCGCTATTTGCTCAACCGCGGCAAGTATCACCGCGGCGAGCACTGGGGCTATGAAGTCCGCAGCTCAGGAGGGGCTTCGAGCGGCAGCCGGACCTATGCGGCGTGGGCCAGCGCCGGCGTCACACGCGCCGATGGCAAACCGTTCCCGCAACCGAGTGCATCGGCGCAGATGTGGGTGCCGGTCGCCGGGGGACCTTCGTTCCTGCTCGGCCCGAATTTTTATTCGGTGAAGAGCTACAACCCCTCGATGAACTACGCGTTGGCGATCTGCCATCTCGGCGACCGCATCCTGGGTGCGCCGCCCTTCATCCAGCCCTTCCCCGGCTCGGAGCGCGCGCTGACGCTTCCCGAAGTGCAGGAGCTGCAGACCCGGCTGACCAAAGCCGGCTTCGACACCGGCGGCACGGACGGCCGCGTCGGCAACGACACGATGAAGGCGGTTCGCGACTATCAAACCAAGACGGGACTGCTGCCCGCGGACGGTTATGGCGGGCTGAAGGTGCTGGCGCGGTTGAGGCAGGGTGGATAG
- a CDS encoding FMN-dependent NADH-azoreductase yields the protein MNLLRIDASARPDRSDRFPRGSHTRRLTERFVQRWLQYRPNDLVTDRDVGQSPPHHVTEKWIGAAFTKSELREPWMNDVLAESDALVDELIAADLIVAGVPMYNFGMPAQFKAYVDNVVRVGRTFGFDRARPDDPYSQLLAGKGKRLIMLSSRGDYGYDPGGRIAHINHVEGSVRDVFGFLGVTDFHSIAIEYDEFGDERLKASIAAAERAVDDLVDRLAKEAEPLEAA from the coding sequence ATGAACTTGCTACGGATTGACGCCAGTGCGCGGCCTGACAGATCGGACCGGTTCCCTCGCGGGTCGCACACGCGCCGCCTCACTGAACGCTTCGTGCAGCGTTGGCTGCAATACCGGCCGAATGACCTCGTGACCGATCGGGATGTCGGCCAATCACCACCGCATCACGTCACCGAGAAATGGATCGGTGCGGCCTTCACCAAATCCGAGCTGCGCGAACCGTGGATGAATGATGTGCTGGCAGAAAGCGACGCATTGGTCGATGAACTCATCGCCGCAGATTTGATCGTGGCTGGCGTGCCGATGTACAATTTTGGAATGCCGGCGCAGTTCAAGGCGTATGTCGACAATGTCGTGCGGGTCGGTCGCACTTTCGGCTTTGACCGTGCCCGGCCAGACGATCCTTATTCGCAGCTACTGGCTGGTAAGGGTAAACGTCTCATCATGCTCAGCTCGCGAGGTGATTACGGCTACGATCCGGGCGGACGGATCGCGCACATCAACCATGTCGAAGGGTCGGTGCGCGACGTTTTCGGCTTCCTCGGCGTCACCGACTTCCACAGCATCGCCATCGAGTATGACGAGTTCGGCGATGAACGCTTGAAGGCGTCGATCGCTGCGGCCGAACGCGCAGTAGATGATCTTGTGGATCGGCTGGCGAAGGAAGCCGAACCGCTGGAGGCAGCTTGA
- a CDS encoding LysR substrate-binding domain-containing protein, whose protein sequence is MRRLPPLSGLRAFEAAARHLSFKRAAQELHVTPTAISHQVRQLEEVIGVTLFERRTRQVLLTAEGQVLLPVLRDGFDSFARVIEGLSRRQRRATVTLSATPAFTAKWLVPRIAGFHNARPDIDLTLLATLEVVDLNSGVADLALRYGPGPYPDLSAEPLAIDRFAPVASPRLGLKKPADLHSATLLHFDWRRSDSGNPTWRRWLKIAGIDGIDARAGLRFSDETHAIQAAVAGTGVALHSLLLVSEELATKTLVVPFGPEIEGFTLHLVRGSRRPLTEPIEATQAWLRAQFAKSSPSR, encoded by the coding sequence ATGAGACGTCTTCCACCGCTGTCCGGACTGCGGGCATTCGAAGCCGCCGCGCGGCATCTGAGTTTCAAGCGTGCAGCTCAGGAGCTGCACGTGACGCCGACCGCCATCAGCCATCAGGTTCGGCAGTTGGAAGAGGTGATTGGCGTGACGCTGTTCGAGCGGCGGACGCGTCAGGTCCTGCTGACCGCGGAAGGGCAGGTCTTGCTACCGGTTCTGCGCGACGGATTCGATTCCTTCGCACGTGTCATCGAAGGATTGAGCCGCAGGCAGCGCCGCGCGACGGTGACACTTTCGGCCACTCCCGCGTTCACCGCCAAGTGGCTGGTGCCGCGCATCGCGGGCTTTCACAACGCAAGACCTGACATCGATCTCACGCTGCTGGCGACCCTGGAGGTCGTGGACCTTAATTCGGGTGTCGCGGACCTCGCGTTGCGCTATGGCCCTGGCCCTTATCCCGATCTGAGCGCCGAACCGTTGGCCATCGATCGTTTTGCGCCAGTGGCAAGTCCGCGTCTTGGTCTGAAAAAGCCGGCCGATCTGCACTCAGCGACCTTGCTGCATTTTGACTGGCGCCGCAGCGATAGCGGCAATCCGACCTGGCGGCGCTGGCTGAAGATCGCGGGTATCGACGGTATCGATGCTCGGGCCGGGCTCCGCTTCAGCGACGAGACCCACGCGATCCAGGCCGCCGTCGCCGGCACCGGGGTTGCGTTGCACAGTCTGCTGCTCGTGTCGGAGGAACTGGCGACCAAAACGCTGGTCGTGCCATTCGGCCCGGAAATCGAAGGCTTCACCCTACATCTTGTGCGCGGCTCCCGGAGACCCCTGACCGAACCGATCGAAGCTACGCAAGCCTGGTTGCGCGCGCAATTCGCGAAAAGCTCACCTTCACGCTGA
- a CDS encoding SDR family NAD(P)-dependent oxidoreductase, translating to MAGQVQGKVALVTGGASGIGEAVCELLAREGASVAVTDVDDLKGPEVVARIKKAGGEASFWHHDVTSEERWIEVVADVMKRHDRLDVLVSNAGIGISVPSITEMSLADWRRQTAINLDGVFLSVKHCLPAMRKTGGGSIIMMSSLAGLRGAAGLSGYSATKGGVRLFAKSIAMECATFGDGIRVNSVHPGIIDTPIWAKIPAGATGSGQNAPIDPEERAKIVTPLGRAGEAEEIAQGVLYLASDASRYVTGTELVIDGGMNAGGVARRA from the coding sequence ATGGCTGGACAGGTTCAGGGTAAGGTCGCGCTGGTAACGGGCGGCGCATCTGGCATTGGCGAAGCGGTTTGCGAGTTGCTGGCGCGCGAGGGGGCGTCGGTTGCGGTGACCGATGTCGACGATTTGAAAGGCCCCGAGGTCGTCGCGCGGATCAAGAAGGCGGGTGGGGAGGCGAGCTTTTGGCATCACGACGTCACCAGCGAGGAACGCTGGATCGAAGTCGTGGCCGATGTCATGAAGCGCCATGACCGGCTCGACGTGCTGGTCTCGAACGCCGGCATCGGCATTTCAGTGCCGTCGATCACTGAGATGTCGCTTGCGGACTGGCGGCGGCAGACCGCGATCAATCTCGACGGCGTGTTTTTGTCGGTGAAACACTGCCTGCCTGCGATGCGCAAGACCGGCGGTGGCTCCATCATCATGATGTCGTCGCTGGCGGGCTTGCGCGGCGCGGCCGGGCTTTCCGGCTACTCCGCGACCAAGGGCGGTGTCCGGCTGTTCGCCAAGTCGATCGCGATGGAATGCGCCACGTTCGGCGACGGCATCCGCGTCAACTCTGTGCATCCCGGCATCATCGACACGCCGATCTGGGCCAAGATTCCAGCGGGAGCCACAGGTAGCGGACAGAACGCACCGATCGATCCGGAGGAGCGCGCGAAAATAGTAACGCCGCTCGGCCGGGCCGGGGAGGCCGAGGAGATTGCGCAGGGCGTGCTGTATCTGGCGTCCGATGCGTCGCGCTATGTGACGGGAACGGAGCTTGTCATCGACGGCGGCATGAATGCGGGTGGGGTGGCGCGACGCGCATAG
- the recJ gene encoding single-stranded-DNA-specific exonuclease RecJ, protein MILPASALPVELPPAFLGVARSATGKLWRDRLDARGAARALAITQRYQLPEMLARVLAGRDVGIDEVQDFLDPTIRKLMPDPHTVTQMELAAKRIADAAMRGEKVAIFGDYDVDGATSAALLAWHLRHCGLDPLIHIPDRIFEGYGPNVEAVRALAAKGATLLVTVDCGTTSIEPLAEARKLGLSVVVIDHHQTGDELPEVDALVNPNRPDDLSGLGHLAAVGLVLITLVAVNRELRGRGFWSAELPEPDLLGMLHHVALGTVADVAPLTGLNRAFVAKGLIAMRRRDHVGHTALMDVARLNGPPEAWHLGFMLGPRINAGGRIGRADLGVRLLLEGDVSEAARIAAELDRLNSERRVIEQAAEAQAEAEALASLGLEDKGAVIVTAAEGWHPGIVGLVASRLKEKFARPAFAIALEPGGIGTGSGRSISGVDLGKAVRQAVKERLLMKGGGHAMAAGVTLRKEKLAEFRAFMESALAEDVANSRHENELFIDGAVSARSVTVEFANTLNRAGPFGAANPEPVIALPAHQLVYADEVGQAHLRVRFKSGDGAIVNGIAFRAVGQKLGHALTQNRGQPLHVAGSLAVDRFQGSERVQLRVLDVAVPDPGPAVIR, encoded by the coding sequence ATGATCCTTCCCGCATCCGCACTTCCCGTTGAACTGCCGCCGGCGTTTCTCGGCGTGGCGCGTTCGGCGACGGGCAAATTGTGGCGCGACCGGCTCGACGCCAGGGGAGCGGCGCGGGCGCTGGCGATCACCCAGCGCTACCAGTTGCCGGAAATGCTGGCCCGCGTGTTGGCGGGCCGCGATGTCGGAATTGACGAGGTTCAGGATTTTCTCGATCCGACCATCCGCAAACTGATGCCCGATCCCCACACCGTGACGCAGATGGAACTGGCGGCCAAACGCATCGCCGATGCCGCGATGCGCGGGGAAAAGGTTGCGATCTTCGGCGACTACGACGTGGACGGTGCCACGTCGGCAGCGCTGCTGGCCTGGCATCTGCGCCATTGCGGGCTCGATCCGCTGATTCACATCCCGGACCGGATCTTTGAAGGCTACGGCCCTAATGTCGAGGCGGTGAGGGCGCTAGCTGCCAAGGGCGCGACGCTGCTGGTGACCGTCGATTGCGGCACCACCAGCATCGAGCCGCTGGCGGAAGCGCGAAAGCTCGGCCTATCCGTCGTCGTCATCGACCATCACCAGACTGGCGATGAATTGCCGGAGGTCGACGCGCTGGTGAATCCGAACCGGCCGGACGATCTCTCCGGGCTTGGACATCTCGCAGCGGTCGGCCTGGTGCTGATCACGCTGGTCGCCGTGAACCGCGAATTGCGCGGCCGCGGCTTCTGGAGCGCAGAGCTGCCGGAGCCGGACCTGTTGGGCATGCTGCATCATGTGGCACTCGGCACCGTAGCCGATGTCGCGCCGCTGACCGGGCTCAACCGCGCCTTTGTCGCCAAGGGCCTGATCGCGATGCGCCGCCGCGACCATGTCGGGCATACCGCGCTGATGGATGTGGCGCGGCTGAACGGGCCGCCCGAAGCCTGGCATCTCGGCTTCATGCTGGGCCCGCGCATCAACGCGGGCGGTCGGATCGGGCGCGCCGATCTCGGTGTGAGGCTGTTGCTGGAGGGCGACGTCTCGGAGGCCGCGCGGATCGCGGCCGAACTCGATCGTCTCAACAGCGAGCGCCGCGTCATCGAGCAGGCGGCCGAAGCGCAGGCCGAAGCCGAGGCGCTGGCCTCGCTCGGGCTCGAAGACAAGGGCGCAGTGATCGTGACCGCCGCCGAAGGCTGGCATCCCGGCATTGTCGGTCTCGTCGCCTCGCGGCTGAAAGAGAAGTTTGCGCGTCCCGCCTTTGCCATTGCGCTCGAGCCGGGCGGCATCGGCACCGGATCGGGCCGCTCGATCTCGGGCGTCGATCTTGGCAAGGCCGTGCGGCAGGCGGTGAAGGAGCGGCTCTTGATGAAGGGCGGCGGCCACGCCATGGCTGCCGGCGTGACGCTGCGCAAAGAGAAGCTCGCGGAGTTTCGTGCCTTCATGGAAAGCGCGCTGGCCGAGGACGTCGCCAATTCCCGTCACGAGAACGAGCTGTTCATCGATGGCGCCGTCAGCGCGCGCAGCGTGACTGTGGAATTCGCCAATACGCTGAACCGCGCCGGGCCGTTCGGCGCGGCCAATCCGGAGCCGGTGATCGCGCTGCCGGCGCATCAGCTCGTCTATGCCGACGAGGTCGGGCAGGCGCATTTGCGCGTGCGCTTCAAGTCCGGCGACGGCGCCATCGTCAACGGCATCGCGTTCCGCGCGGTCGGACAGAAGCTCGGACACGCGCTGACGCAGAACCGTGGCCAGCCTTTGCACGTGGCAGGATCGCTCGCGGTCGATCGCTTCCAGGGTTCAGAGCGCGTGCAATTGCGCGTGCTCGACGTCGCGGTACCGGATCCGGGGCCGGCCGTCATCAGATAA